The window GCCCTCCGATCCGTCTTCCACAAGGTCTCCTCCAGCACTGCCCCCGCTGCCGGGCCCTCCTTCCTCCGCCGCTCCAAGTCCTTCTCCTTCAGCCGTGGCGGAAGCGGCGGCGACGGCTTATCCGCTCAGCGGCCCCCCGCCTCCGCCTTGGAACCCCAGCGGAAGTCCTGCGACGTCCGCGGCCGCAGCACTCTGTGGTCCCTCTTCCACCAGGACGACCGCCATAGGGTTTCTCAGAACCCCTTCGTTCCACCCTCCGCCTCAGCCTCCACTACGGAGGCGGCGGCTGCAGCGTCGACGGGTGGGGCAATCGACTTGGAGTGCGGGAACCTAGGGCATCCGGCTCTCTCCGTCGTCCTTCCTGTCCCGGAAACCCGTAAAGAGGAGGGAGACAGCGGCGACGAGATTAGGCCTGTCGACCCTGTCGTCGTGGTGGTCGGAACCTCGGGAGAGGTAAATGAGGAGACACAGGAGGAGGAGGCAAACGAGGACGAAGCGGAACTGAAGACAATGAAGGACCACATAGATCTCGACTCCCTGCAGCAGGCGAAGAAGCCTCCGTCCAAGGACCTCAAGGAGATCGCCAGCAACTTCTGGCTCGCGGCCTCCGTGTTCAGCAAAAAGCTCCAGAAGTGGCGGAGAAGGCAGAAGCTGAAGAAGCAGGGCGGCGAAACCGCGATGCCGGCGGATAAGCCACCTAAGACGTCCCGGCGGTTCCGCGACACACAGTCGGAGGTGGCCGTGGATGCCTCCGGCCGGAGATCCTGCGACACCGACCCGCGCTTCTCTTTGGACGCCGGTCGGATGTCCTTCGACGACCCGAGGTTTTCGTGGGACGAGCCGAGGGCGTCTTGGGACGGCTACCTTACCGGAGGCCGATCGGTGTTCCCCCGGCTCCCTCCCATCCTCTCTGTCGTCGAGGACGCCCCTGCTCCTGCCGTCCCGCGATCGGACTACCTGATCCCCGTCGAGGAGGACATCGCCATCCCGGGGGGGTCAGTGCAGACCCGGGACTACTACTTGGACTCGTCCAGCCGGCGGAGGCGAAGCCTTGACCGATCGAGCTCCATGCGCGAGCAGGCTGTAGAGGTCAATGAGCTCAAGCCGGTCCCCAACGGGAAAGTATCCCCAGCAAATGGTATGGACTTCTTGCACTTCCACAATGGGACGTTGCTCGACCGGGATATAAAGGACTGGAGTTCCAACTCTCTGAGAGACGATTACTCGGGAAGCTTCGAGTCGGCTTTCAGGGACCCTCACAGAGGGGCTGCTGCTAAGAAGACCAGGAGATGGAGCAAGGCATGGAGTATATGGGGGTTTATTCAGCGAAGAAACGGTGGCAGAGGAGAAGACAATG of the Musa acuminata AAA Group cultivar baxijiao chromosome BXJ2-10, Cavendish_Baxijiao_AAA, whole genome shotgun sequence genome contains:
- the LOC135624816 gene encoding protein OCTOPUS-like, producing MTVEIESQHHHHHRHHHQQHLPPPLQPQRRPPSSTCDLHPGETVTGFCASCLRERLAGLETPAATSGRKSTSALRSVFHKVSSSTAPAAGPSFLRRSKSFSFSRGGSGGDGLSAQRPPASALEPQRKSCDVRGRSTLWSLFHQDDRHRVSQNPFVPPSASASTTEAAAAASTGGAIDLECGNLGHPALSVVLPVPETRKEEGDSGDEIRPVDPVVVVVGTSGEVNEETQEEEANEDEAELKTMKDHIDLDSLQQAKKPPSKDLKEIASNFWLAASVFSKKLQKWRRRQKLKKQGGETAMPADKPPKTSRRFRDTQSEVAVDASGRRSCDTDPRFSLDAGRMSFDDPRFSWDEPRASWDGYLTGGRSVFPRLPPILSVVEDAPAPAVPRSDYLIPVEEDIAIPGGSVQTRDYYLDSSSRRRRSLDRSSSMREQAVEVNELKPVPNGKVSPANGMDFLHFHNGTLLDRDIKDWSSNSLRDDYSGSFESAFRDPHRGAAAKKTRRWSKAWSIWGFIQRRNGGRGEDNVVENSLSESWPELQSRGFDSRMLRSNSSRSSFSGNAGYWGMRKNSIKSNGNHQKRGDDFVLERNRSARYSPSHVDSGMLRFYLTPMRNSRRNGVSASSGRQIPSRHFTRSMLGLH